A window from Pseudomonas frederiksbergensis encodes these proteins:
- the yihA gene encoding ribosome biogenesis GTP-binding protein YihA/YsxC, producing MQLKNPILGLCQQSTFMLSAAKVDQCPDDEGFEVAFAGRSNAGKSSALNTLTHASLARTSKTPGRTQLLNFFKLDDDRRLVDLPGYGYAKVPIPLKLHWQRHLEAYLGGRESLKGLILMMDIRHPMTDFDLLMLDWAVASGMPMHILLTKADKLTYGAAKNVLLKVQADIRKGWGDAISIQLFSAPKRLGLEDAYTVLAGWMELADKGSELAE from the coding sequence ATGCAACTCAAGAACCCCATCCTCGGCCTGTGCCAACAGTCCACCTTCATGCTCAGCGCTGCCAAAGTCGATCAATGCCCCGACGACGAAGGCTTTGAAGTGGCCTTCGCCGGGCGTTCCAACGCCGGCAAGTCCAGTGCGCTGAACACCCTGACGCACGCCAGCCTTGCGCGGACCTCGAAAACTCCAGGTCGCACACAGCTCTTGAACTTCTTCAAGCTAGACGATGATCGTCGTCTGGTCGACTTGCCGGGGTACGGTTACGCGAAAGTGCCTATCCCGTTGAAGCTGCACTGGCAGCGTCACCTGGAAGCCTATCTGGGTGGTCGTGAGAGTTTGAAAGGGCTGATTTTGATGATGGACATCCGTCATCCAATGACCGACTTCGACCTGCTGATGCTCGACTGGGCTGTCGCCAGCGGCATGCCGATGCACATTTTGCTGACCAAAGCCGACAAGCTGACTTACGGCGCGGCAAAAAATGTCCTGCTCAAGGTTCAGGCAGACATCCGCAAGGGTTGGGGAGATGCGATCAGCATCCAGCTGTTCTCGGCGCCAAAACGCCTGGGTCTGGAAGACGCCTACACTGTACTGGCAGGTTGGATGGAGCTGGCGGACAAGGGCTCCGAGCTCGCGGAGTAA
- a CDS encoding DUF2782 domain-containing protein produces the protein MRTLNRLLLAGLFVTVPLAVMAADDAPTPEPEVTIRTEGDKTIQEYRQNGFLYAIKVTPKGAPPYFLVRADGTDANFIRSDQPDMLIPSWKIFEWK, from the coding sequence ATGCGCACACTAAATCGCCTGTTGCTGGCTGGCTTGTTTGTAACCGTTCCGTTGGCCGTCATGGCGGCGGACGATGCACCGACACCAGAGCCGGAAGTCACTATCCGCACGGAAGGGGATAAAACCATCCAGGAGTACCGTCAAAACGGTTTCCTGTATGCAATCAAGGTCACCCCGAAGGGCGCACCACCGTATTTCCTGGTGCGCGCGGACGGGACCGATGCAAATTTCATCCGCTCGGATCAGCCGGATATGCTGATTCCGTCGTGGAAGATCTTTGAGTGGAAGTAG
- a CDS encoding homoserine kinase produces MSVFTPLARPELETFLAPYGLGRLLDFQGIAAGSENTNFFISLEQGEFVLTLVERGPVQEMPFFIELLDVLHDADLPVPYALRTTDGVALRELAGKPALLQPRLAGKHIKEANAQHCAQVGELLGHLHLATQANMIKRKTDRGLDWMLEEGTQLLSHLNAEQSDLLQRALDEITQQKTKILALPRANIHADLFRDNAMFEGTHLTGLIDFYNACSGPMLYDVAIALNDWCSDESGLIDGPRARALLGAYAALRPFTAAEAELWPTMLRVACVRFWLSRLIAAESFAGQDVLIHDPMEFQQRLAQRQKVSTPLPFAL; encoded by the coding sequence ATGTCTGTGTTCACCCCGCTGGCTCGGCCCGAGCTGGAAACCTTTCTCGCCCCTTACGGGCTCGGCCGCCTGCTTGATTTCCAGGGGATTGCCGCCGGTAGCGAAAACACCAATTTCTTCATCAGCCTGGAGCAGGGCGAATTTGTCCTGACCCTGGTTGAGCGCGGTCCGGTTCAGGAGATGCCGTTCTTCATTGAACTGCTCGACGTGCTGCATGACGCCGACCTGCCTGTGCCTTATGCCTTGCGCACCACCGATGGCGTCGCCTTGCGCGAACTGGCCGGCAAACCTGCGCTGTTGCAGCCACGTCTGGCCGGCAAGCACATCAAGGAAGCCAATGCGCAGCATTGCGCTCAAGTGGGCGAGTTGCTCGGCCATCTGCATCTGGCGACCCAGGCCAACATGATCAAGCGCAAGACCGATCGCGGCCTGGACTGGATGCTGGAAGAGGGCACGCAGTTGCTGTCGCACCTCAATGCCGAGCAAAGCGATTTGCTGCAACGGGCGCTGGACGAAATTACACAACAGAAGACGAAAATTCTGGCGCTGCCGCGAGCCAATATCCACGCCGACCTGTTCCGCGATAACGCGATGTTCGAAGGCACGCACCTGACCGGGTTGATCGACTTCTATAACGCGTGTTCGGGGCCAATGCTCTACGACGTGGCGATCGCCTTGAACGACTGGTGTTCGGACGAGAGCGGGTTGATCGACGGGCCGCGGGCTAGGGCGTTGCTTGGCGCTTATGCAGCGCTGCGACCGTTCACGGCGGCCGAGGCGGAATTGTGGCCGACCATGCTCCGAGTGGCGTGTGTGCGGTTCTGGTTGTCGCGGTTGATCGCCGCCGAGTCGTTTGCCGGGCAGGACGTGTTGATTCACGATCCGATGGAATTTCAGCAGCGTCTGGCGCAGCGGCAGAAGGTCAGCACGCCGCTGCCGTTCGCGCTTTAA
- the znuB gene encoding zinc ABC transporter permease subunit ZnuB: MADFLLYALLAGLALALVAGPLGSFVVWRRMAYFGDTLSHAALLGVALGFLLDVSPTVAVTVGCLLLAVLLVTLQQRQPLASDTLLGILAPSTLSLGLVVLSFMHEVRIDLMAYLFGDLLAISPTDLAWILGGSTAVLALLVTLWRPLLAITVHEELARVEGLPVAALRLTLMLLIAVVIAVAMKIVGVLLITSLLIIPAAAAQRHARSPEQMALGASLLGMLAVCGGLALSWFKDTPAGPSIVVTAAALFLLSFVLPRRGV; the protein is encoded by the coding sequence ATGGCTGATTTTCTGCTCTACGCCCTGCTTGCAGGCCTGGCCCTGGCGTTGGTCGCGGGCCCTCTGGGTTCGTTCGTGGTCTGGCGGCGCATGGCCTATTTCGGCGACACCCTTTCCCATGCCGCGCTGCTCGGCGTGGCGCTGGGGTTTCTGCTGGATGTCAGCCCGACCGTGGCGGTCACCGTAGGCTGTTTGCTGCTGGCGGTGTTGCTGGTGACCTTGCAACAGCGCCAACCGCTGGCGTCTGACACGCTTTTGGGAATTCTCGCACCGAGCACGCTCTCTTTGGGCCTGGTCGTACTAAGCTTCATGCACGAAGTGCGGATCGACCTGATGGCTTATCTGTTCGGCGACTTGCTGGCGATCAGCCCGACCGATCTGGCCTGGATACTCGGCGGCAGCACGGCCGTTCTGGCGTTGCTGGTGACGTTGTGGCGGCCATTGCTGGCCATCACGGTGCATGAAGAGCTGGCCAGGGTTGAAGGCCTGCCGGTGGCGGCGTTGCGTTTGACCCTGATGTTGCTGATCGCCGTGGTGATCGCGGTGGCGATGAAAATCGTCGGGGTGTTGTTGATTACGTCATTGCTGATCATCCCGGCGGCTGCGGCACAACGTCACGCCCGGTCACCGGAGCAGATGGCGCTGGGCGCGAGCCTGCTGGGTATGCTCGCGGTCTGTGGCGGGCTGGCATTGTCATGGTTCAAGGACACCCCGGCGGGCCCATCGATTGTTGTGACGGCCGCCGCACTGTTTCTGCTGAGTTTTGTCCTGCCCCGTCGAGGGGTGTAG
- a CDS encoding PA5502 family lipoprotein, producing MKLFPSRYLLLVAFSLLLGACQSTPPAAPEASGARATAIAQLQQSLASSELATAEDQLAALQAESPNDPSLEQYQRQLAEAYLHRSRIVLQKGDVNAAATALSRARALMPKAPALTGGVNNAIVDARKAELDRAEAALMAAEAKPQAKVIDPTAESTTVALNLTDMTKLRRQLDAIAADVVNYQCDVSIQAPRTQDFPWLTTLLTKRVKKLDSDFDLNLEKQILHNVPAQMVLSPRKP from the coding sequence ATGAAGCTGTTCCCCTCCCGTTATCTGCTCCTTGTCGCATTTTCATTGCTACTGGGCGCTTGTCAAAGCACGCCACCGGCGGCCCCCGAGGCTAGCGGTGCACGGGCCACGGCCATCGCACAGCTGCAACAAAGCCTGGCCAGCAGCGAACTGGCGACTGCCGAAGATCAATTGGCGGCCTTGCAGGCCGAGTCGCCCAATGATCCATCCCTTGAGCAATACCAGCGGCAACTGGCCGAAGCCTATCTGCACCGCAGTCGGATCGTGCTGCAAAAAGGTGATGTGAATGCCGCTGCCACGGCGTTGAGCCGTGCTCGGGCGTTGATGCCGAAGGCTCCGGCGCTGACCGGTGGGGTCAACAATGCCATTGTTGATGCCCGCAAAGCTGAACTCGATAGAGCCGAAGCTGCGCTCATGGCTGCCGAAGCCAAGCCACAGGCCAAGGTTATTGATCCGACGGCTGAAAGCACCACGGTAGCGTTGAACCTGACGGATATGACCAAGCTTCGTCGCCAACTGGATGCGATCGCCGCCGATGTGGTGAATTACCAGTGCGATGTGAGCATTCAGGCGCCACGCACCCAGGACTTCCCTTGGTTGACCACGTTGCTGACCAAACGCGTGAAGAAGCTCGATTCGGATTTTGATCTGAATCTGGAGAAGCAGATTTTGCACAATGTGCCGGCGCAGATGGTTTTGAGTCCGCGTAAACCCTAA
- the polA gene encoding DNA polymerase I, whose translation MSQAPLVLVDGSSYLYRAFHALPPLTTSKGLPTGAVKGVLNMLKSLRKQYPDSPFAVVFDAKGGTFRDEMFAEYKANRPSMPDDMRVQIEPLHQSVIALGFPLLCVEGVEADDVIGTLARSSAAADRPVVISTGDKDMAQLVDGHITLVNTMTGSALDVEGVKEKFGVAPEQIIDYLALMGDSSDNIPGVPGIGPKTASGLLVGVNGGLTELYAQLDIVPTLPIRGAKTLPAKLEEHKEMAFLSYQLATIKIDVPLDIGLDDLRMGKPDHDKLAELYTLLEFKSWFEENQRDAKRSGQEVVAPVAEEAAVGTELNYTTILTQADFDLWLKKLNDAKLIAFDTETTGIDAQQAQLVGLSFAVQANEAAYIPLTHSYMGVPDQLDRDTVLRALKPILEDPSKLKVGQHAKFDMNILANCAIGGDQSCGITVQGVAFDTMLESYVLDSTATRHDMDSLALKYLNHTTTGFQDIAGKGAKQLTFDQISLELAGPYAAEDADVTLRLHQTLLEKLDAIPSLSKVLSEIEMPLVPVLARIERQGALVDANLLGIQSVELGEKMVALEREAFAIAGEEFNLGSPKQLGVILYEKLGLPILSKTAKGQASTAEAVLAELAEQDFPLPKVLMQYRSMSKLKSTYTDRLPEQINPRTGRIHTSYHQAVAATGRLSSSDPNLQNIPIRTAEGRRIRQAFVAPKGYKLLAADYSQIELRIMAHLAKDEGLLHAFRNNLDVHKATAAEVFGVELADVTTDQRRSAKAINFGLIYGMSAFGLAKQIGVDRKQSQAYIDRYFARYPGVLEYMERTRAQAAEQGFVETIFGRRLYLPEINAKNPALRKGAERTAINAPMQGTAADIIKKAMIAVDSWLTASGLDAKVILQVHDELVLEVREDLVDQVRDEIRVHMSDAAKLDVPLLVEVGVGNNWDEAH comes from the coding sequence ATGAGCCAAGCCCCCCTCGTCCTGGTGGACGGTTCTTCTTACCTGTACCGCGCCTTTCATGCCCTCCCACCACTGACCACGTCCAAAGGTCTGCCGACCGGTGCGGTCAAGGGCGTATTGAACATGCTCAAGAGTCTGCGCAAGCAGTATCCGGACAGTCCGTTCGCTGTGGTGTTCGACGCCAAGGGCGGGACATTCCGCGACGAGATGTTCGCCGAATACAAGGCCAACCGCCCGAGCATGCCCGACGACATGCGGGTTCAGATCGAGCCGCTGCACCAGAGCGTGATCGCCCTGGGCTTTCCATTGTTGTGCGTCGAAGGCGTCGAAGCCGATGACGTGATCGGCACCCTGGCCCGCAGCAGTGCGGCAGCCGACCGTCCGGTGGTGATCTCCACTGGCGACAAGGACATGGCACAGCTGGTCGACGGCCACATTACCTTGGTCAATACCATGACCGGTAGCGCGCTGGACGTGGAAGGCGTGAAGGAGAAATTCGGCGTCGCTCCCGAGCAGATCATCGATTACCTGGCACTCATGGGCGATTCTTCCGACAACATTCCGGGCGTTCCGGGCATTGGCCCGAAGACTGCTTCCGGCCTGTTGGTCGGTGTGAACGGCGGCCTGACCGAGCTCTATGCGCAGCTCGACATCGTCCCGACCTTGCCGATTCGCGGGGCCAAAACCCTGCCGGCCAAGCTCGAAGAGCACAAGGAGATGGCCTTTCTCTCCTATCAGTTGGCAACCATCAAGATCGACGTGCCGCTGGATATCGGCCTCGACGACCTGCGAATGGGCAAGCCGGATCACGACAAGCTCGCCGAACTCTACACCTTGCTGGAGTTCAAGAGCTGGTTCGAAGAGAACCAGCGCGACGCCAAGCGTTCCGGCCAGGAAGTCGTCGCGCCGGTGGCTGAAGAAGCGGCTGTCGGCACCGAACTCAACTACACAACGATCCTCACCCAGGCTGATTTCGACCTGTGGCTGAAGAAGCTCAACGACGCCAAGCTGATTGCCTTCGACACCGAAACCACCGGCATCGATGCGCAGCAGGCGCAACTGGTGGGCCTGTCTTTCGCTGTACAAGCCAACGAAGCGGCCTACATCCCGCTGACTCATTCCTACATGGGTGTGCCGGATCAGCTCGATCGCGACACCGTGCTGCGCGCGCTGAAGCCAATCCTGGAAGACCCGAGCAAACTCAAGGTCGGACAGCACGCCAAGTTCGACATGAACATCCTGGCCAACTGTGCCATCGGTGGCGATCAGAGTTGTGGCATCACCGTGCAAGGCGTCGCTTTCGACACGATGCTCGAATCCTACGTGCTGGACTCCACCGCGACCCGCCACGACATGGACAGCCTGGCGCTCAAGTACCTGAATCACACCACCACCGGTTTTCAGGACATCGCCGGCAAAGGCGCCAAACAGCTGACATTTGACCAAATCTCCCTGGAACTGGCCGGACCTTACGCCGCCGAAGACGCCGACGTAACGCTGCGCCTGCATCAAACCCTGCTGGAAAAACTCGACGCCATCCCGAGCCTGAGCAAGGTCCTGAGCGAAATCGAAATGCCGTTAGTGCCGGTGCTGGCGCGGATCGAACGCCAAGGCGCGCTGGTCGATGCCAACCTGCTGGGCATTCAGAGCGTTGAGCTGGGCGAGAAAATGGTCGCCCTCGAGCGTGAGGCGTTCGCCATTGCCGGGGAAGAATTCAACCTCGGCTCACCGAAGCAATTGGGCGTGATCCTGTACGAAAAGCTCGGCCTGCCAATCCTCAGCAAAACCGCCAAGGGCCAGGCGTCTACCGCCGAAGCCGTGCTGGCGGAACTGGCCGAACAGGATTTCCCGCTGCCCAAAGTGCTGATGCAGTACCGCTCGATGAGCAAGCTGAAAAGCACCTACACCGATCGTCTACCAGAGCAGATCAACCCGCGCACCGGGCGAATTCATACCTCTTACCATCAGGCCGTCGCGGCAACCGGGCGCTTGTCGTCCAGTGACCCGAACCTGCAGAACATTCCGATCCGCACCGCTGAAGGGCGGCGGATTCGTCAGGCGTTCGTCGCCCCCAAAGGCTACAAGCTGCTGGCAGCAGACTATTCGCAAATCGAATTGCGAATCATGGCTCACCTGGCCAAGGATGAAGGTTTGCTGCACGCGTTCCGCAACAATCTGGACGTGCACAAAGCCACCGCCGCGGAAGTCTTCGGGGTTGAACTGGCAGACGTCACCACCGACCAACGGCGCAGCGCCAAGGCGATCAACTTCGGTTTGATCTACGGAATGAGCGCGTTTGGCCTGGCCAAACAGATTGGTGTTGATCGCAAGCAATCCCAGGCCTACATCGACCGTTACTTCGCCCGTTACCCAGGCGTGCTGGAATACATGGAGCGCACCCGCGCCCAGGCCGCCGAACAAGGTTTCGTCGAAACCATCTTCGGTCGTCGCCTGTACCTGCCGGAAATCAACGCGAAAAACCCGGCACTGCGAAAAGGTGCCGAACGCACGGCGATCAACGCCCCGATGCAAGGCACTGCGGCGGACATCATAAAGAAAGCCATGATTGCCGTGGACAGCTGGCTGACAGCGTCAGGCCTCGACGCCAAAGTCATCCTGCAGGTGCACGATGAATTGGTTCTGGAAGTGCGTGAGGATTTGGTCGATCAGGTCCGCGATGAAATTCGCGTGCACATGAGCGACGCAGCGAAGCTTGATGTGCCGTTGCTGGTAGAGGTTGGCGTAGGAAATAACTGGGATGAGGCTCACTGA
- a CDS encoding c-type cytochrome — protein sequence MTKWLLAAGILMPLYSAQATQDPEAVYNRVCGACHSGQLPMAPKKGDQEAWTPRLAKGMETLVQHVTQGFKAMPPRGLCMDCSAEDYQAIIQWMSE from the coding sequence ATGACGAAATGGCTGCTAGCTGCCGGTATCTTGATGCCGCTTTACAGCGCTCAGGCTACACAGGATCCGGAAGCTGTGTACAACCGTGTTTGTGGTGCCTGTCATTCCGGCCAACTACCCATGGCCCCCAAAAAGGGCGATCAGGAAGCTTGGACGCCGAGGTTGGCGAAAGGTATGGAGACGCTGGTGCAACACGTGACCCAGGGTTTCAAGGCGATGCCGCCGCGTGGTTTGTGCATGGACTGCAGTGCCGAGGATTACCAAGCAATCATCCAGTGGATGAGCGAGTGA
- a CDS encoding zinc ABC transporter substrate-binding protein ZnuA: MSRLFSIFVAFVASFLLIGSAHAEVKVLTSIKPLQLIAAAVQDGVAIPEVLLPPGASPHNYALRPSDVRKVQSVDLVYWIGPSMEGFLPRVLNGRTLPSVAVQDLPGLKLRHFAEESHSHADEADEHDHDHRPGSLDAHLWLSPVNARVIATKMAADLSAADPANAARYQSNLKAFDERLDAMDLRLKARLAGIAGKPYFVFHEAFDYFEDAYGLKHAGVFSVAAEVQPGAQHVAAMRTRLEEVGKTCVFSEPPLRPRLAETLVAGLPVKLAELDALGGYTPATAQGYEQVLEKLGNDLAGCLESL; this comes from the coding sequence GTGTCCCGACTTTTTTCTATCTTTGTCGCATTTGTCGCCAGTTTTCTGCTGATCGGTTCAGCTCATGCCGAAGTCAAAGTTCTCACCAGTATCAAGCCTCTACAGCTGATCGCCGCGGCGGTGCAGGACGGCGTGGCGATTCCGGAAGTCTTGCTGCCGCCCGGTGCCTCGCCTCATAACTATGCCTTGCGCCCATCCGACGTACGGAAGGTGCAATCGGTGGATCTGGTTTACTGGATCGGTCCGAGCATGGAAGGTTTCCTGCCCCGCGTGCTGAATGGTCGTACGCTACCCAGCGTCGCCGTGCAGGATCTGCCGGGCCTGAAACTGCGACATTTCGCCGAAGAAAGCCACTCACACGCCGATGAAGCCGACGAGCATGATCACGATCACCGCCCCGGCAGCCTGGACGCGCACTTGTGGCTTTCGCCGGTCAACGCCCGTGTCATTGCCACAAAAATGGCCGCTGATTTGAGTGCAGCCGATCCGGCCAATGCCGCGCGTTATCAGAGCAACCTCAAGGCGTTCGATGAGCGCCTGGACGCCATGGATCTTCGCTTGAAGGCGCGCCTGGCCGGCATCGCGGGCAAACCGTACTTCGTATTCCACGAGGCCTTCGACTACTTTGAAGACGCCTACGGCCTCAAGCATGCCGGCGTATTCAGCGTCGCCGCCGAGGTCCAGCCCGGTGCCCAGCACGTCGCGGCGATGCGCACTCGATTAGAGGAAGTCGGCAAAACCTGCGTGTTCAGCGAACCGCCTCTGCGCCCGCGCCTGGCGGAAACCCTGGTGGCGGGTCTGCCGGTGAAGCTGGCGGAACTGGACGCGCTGGGCGGTTACACGCCAGCGACCGCCCAGGGGTATGAGCAGGTGCTGGAGAAATTGGGGAATGATTTGGCGGGGTGTCTGGAGTCGTTGTAA
- the znuC gene encoding zinc ABC transporter ATP-binding protein ZnuC: MSNALIRLEQVAVTFAGQNVLDNIELSVEPGQIVTLIGPNGAGKTTLVRAVLGLLKPDSGSVWRKPKLRVGYMPQKLHVDPTLPLSVLRFLRLVPGVDRAMALSALKEVGAEQVIDSPVQSVSGGEMQRVLLARALLREPELLVLDEPVQGVDVAGQAELYSLITRLRDRHGCGVLMVSHDLHLVMSTTDQVVCLNRHVCCSGHPEQVSSDPAFVELFGKNAQSLAIYHHHHDHAHDLHGSVVSAVPSVSTHVHGDSCKHG, encoded by the coding sequence ATGAGCAACGCGCTGATCCGCCTCGAGCAGGTTGCCGTCACCTTTGCCGGGCAAAACGTGCTGGATAACATCGAGCTGAGCGTCGAGCCCGGGCAGATCGTCACCCTGATCGGCCCTAACGGCGCCGGCAAGACCACGCTGGTTCGCGCTGTACTTGGTCTGTTGAAACCGGACAGTGGCAGCGTGTGGCGCAAGCCGAAACTGCGGGTCGGCTACATGCCGCAAAAACTTCACGTCGATCCGACGCTGCCGCTGTCGGTGCTGCGCTTCTTGCGTCTGGTGCCGGGCGTGGACCGCGCCATGGCCTTGTCGGCACTCAAGGAAGTCGGCGCCGAACAGGTGATCGACAGTCCGGTGCAAAGTGTTTCCGGCGGCGAAATGCAGCGGGTGCTGCTGGCCCGGGCATTGCTGCGCGAGCCGGAACTGCTGGTGCTCGACGAACCTGTGCAAGGCGTCGATGTGGCCGGACAGGCCGAGCTCTACAGCCTGATCACGCGATTGCGCGACCGTCACGGCTGCGGCGTGTTGATGGTGTCTCACGATCTGCACCTGGTAATGAGTACCACCGACCAGGTGGTCTGCCTCAACCGTCACGTCTGCTGCTCCGGTCATCCCGAGCAAGTCAGTAGTGATCCGGCTTTCGTCGAGCTGTTCGGAAAGAACGCACAAAGCCTGGCGATTTATCACCACCATCACGACCACGCCCATGACTTGCATGGCTCGGTGGTCAGCGCCGTCCCATCGGTCTCTACCCACGTTCACGGAGATAGCTGCAAGCATGGCTGA
- the zur gene encoding zinc uptake transcriptional repressor Zur, with amino-acid sequence MPKTPIASRPHDHSHCVHSALSEADVLCARQGLRLTALRRRVLELVWQSHKPLGAYDILAVLSEQDGRRAAPPTVYRALDFLLENGLVHRISSLNAFVGCNHPGHAHQGQFLICRECHAAIELEQKSISDAIISSAKDVGFVVEGQTVEVVGLCSGCQGV; translated from the coding sequence ATGCCTAAAACACCGATTGCCAGCCGTCCCCACGACCACTCTCATTGCGTCCATAGCGCATTGTCTGAGGCCGATGTCCTGTGCGCACGTCAAGGCCTGCGCCTGACCGCCTTGCGCCGACGGGTGCTGGAACTGGTCTGGCAAAGCCACAAACCGTTGGGTGCCTACGACATTCTCGCCGTACTCAGCGAGCAGGATGGCCGCCGTGCGGCGCCGCCCACTGTGTACCGTGCGCTGGACTTCCTGCTGGAAAACGGCCTGGTACACCGCATCTCCTCGCTGAACGCCTTTGTCGGCTGCAATCACCCGGGACACGCTCACCAAGGCCAGTTCCTGATTTGCCGCGAATGCCACGCCGCCATCGAGCTCGAACAGAAATCCATCAGCGACGCGATCATCAGTAGCGCCAAGGATGTCGGATTTGTCGTTGAAGGCCAGACTGTTGAAGTGGTCGGCCTCTGTTCGGGTTGCCAGGGGGTTTGA